A DNA window from Carnobacterium funditum DSM 5970 contains the following coding sequences:
- the gyrA gene encoding DNA gyrase subunit A, with protein sequence MAEEFEENIEHKNLSQEMRTSFLDYAMSVIVARALPDVRDGLKPVHRRILYGMSELGVTPDKAHKKSARIVGDVMGKYHPHGDSAIYESMVRMAQDFSYRYPLVDGHGNFGSVDGDGAAAMRYTEARMTRMALEMLRDLNKDTVDYRDNYDGSEREPEVLPARFPNLLVNGGTGIAVGMATNIPPHNLTEVISALHILMKDPEATTADLMEALPGPDFPTGGLVMGKSGIRRAYETGRGSITIRAKVEIEITKTGRERIIVHELPYMVNKARLVERIADLARDKRIEGITDLADESDRDGMRVVIDVRRDMSASVVLNNLYKLSSLQTSFGFNMLAIVNGIPKVLSLKEILEEYLKHQENIIRRRTAYDKRKAEARAHILEGLRIALDHIDEIIRIVRGSKTGEIAKNTLIETYGLSDKQAQAILDMRMVRLTGLERDKIESEYNDLIALITDLTDILSNSERVHTIIETELLDLQDRFGDARRTELLVGEVLSLEDEDLIEEEEVVVTLTHNGYVKRIASSEFKTQRRGGRGVQGMGVHDDDFIETLISCSTHDTLLFFTNSGKVYRSKGYEIPEYGRTAKGIPVINLLGIDSDEKIQTVINVKGKTDDDHYLFFTTRRGTVKRTSISAFSNIRSNGIRAIVLREDDELMKVSVTDGKQNIIIGTHLGYTVSFKETVVRNMGRSASGVRGIRLREDDYVVGMDLLTPDSEVLIITEKGYGKRTSASEYAIKGRGGKGVKTANITEKNGNLAGLTTVKGEEDIMLITNAGVIIRFSASSISQTGRVTLGVRLIRVGDKGTVSTMAKVEAEEVDVEEETTDLESAKTDVEQSSNTESTSIVEQPLLDKDNNRED encoded by the coding sequence ATGGCCGAAGAATTTGAAGAAAACATTGAACACAAAAATTTAAGCCAGGAAATGCGTACCTCATTCCTTGATTATGCAATGAGTGTTATCGTAGCACGTGCATTGCCTGATGTACGTGATGGTTTAAAGCCAGTTCACCGTAGAATACTATACGGAATGAGTGAATTGGGCGTAACGCCTGATAAAGCACATAAAAAATCAGCACGTATTGTTGGAGATGTTATGGGTAAGTACCATCCTCATGGTGACAGTGCGATTTATGAATCAATGGTACGTATGGCGCAAGATTTTAGTTACCGTTATCCGCTAGTAGACGGACATGGAAACTTTGGGTCAGTTGATGGAGATGGCGCTGCAGCGATGCGTTATACCGAAGCTCGTATGACTCGAATGGCTTTAGAAATGTTGCGTGACTTAAACAAAGACACAGTAGATTATCGTGATAACTATGATGGATCAGAGCGAGAACCAGAGGTGTTGCCAGCTCGTTTTCCAAACCTTTTAGTTAATGGAGGGACAGGAATCGCAGTTGGAATGGCCACAAATATTCCACCACATAATCTAACTGAAGTTATTTCTGCACTTCATATTTTGATGAAAGACCCAGAAGCGACAACAGCTGATTTGATGGAAGCTTTACCCGGTCCAGATTTTCCAACCGGTGGTCTTGTTATGGGGAAATCAGGTATCAGAAGAGCATATGAAACAGGTCGTGGCTCAATTACGATTCGTGCAAAAGTAGAAATTGAAATTACAAAAACGGGCAGAGAAAGAATCATTGTACATGAGTTGCCTTATATGGTTAATAAAGCCCGTTTAGTTGAACGTATTGCTGATTTGGCCAGAGATAAGCGAATTGAAGGAATAACCGACTTAGCGGATGAATCAGACCGTGATGGCATGCGTGTTGTTATTGATGTCCGTCGTGATATGAGTGCTAGTGTTGTATTGAATAATTTATATAAATTATCTTCTTTACAAACTTCATTTGGATTTAATATGTTGGCTATTGTCAATGGCATTCCAAAAGTATTGAGTTTGAAAGAAATTTTAGAAGAGTATTTGAAACACCAAGAAAATATTATTCGTAGAAGAACAGCATACGATAAACGAAAAGCAGAAGCACGTGCGCATATTCTTGAAGGTTTGCGTATTGCATTAGATCATATAGATGAAATTATCCGTATCGTCCGTGGATCTAAAACAGGTGAAATTGCTAAAAATACGTTGATTGAGACATACGGTTTATCAGATAAACAAGCTCAAGCTATATTAGATATGCGGATGGTTCGTTTAACAGGTTTAGAACGCGATAAAATAGAATCTGAATACAACGATTTGATTGCATTGATTACTGATTTAACAGATATTCTAAGCAATTCAGAGCGAGTTCACACCATTATTGAAACAGAGTTATTGGACTTGCAAGACCGCTTTGGAGATGCTCGTCGAACAGAATTGTTAGTCGGAGAAGTACTAAGTCTTGAAGATGAAGATTTGATTGAAGAAGAAGAAGTTGTAGTAACGTTGACTCATAATGGATACGTTAAGCGTATTGCAAGCTCAGAGTTTAAAACCCAAAGACGCGGCGGACGCGGTGTTCAAGGCATGGGCGTTCATGATGATGATTTTATTGAAACGTTAATTTCATGTTCAACTCATGATACGTTATTGTTCTTTACGAACAGTGGAAAAGTTTATCGTTCTAAAGGGTATGAAATTCCAGAATATGGGCGGACGGCTAAAGGAATCCCGGTCATTAATTTGTTAGGAATTGATTCTGACGAAAAAATTCAAACGGTTATCAACGTAAAAGGTAAAACAGATGATGATCATTACCTCTTTTTTACAACGCGTCGAGGAACCGTTAAACGAACAAGTATTTCTGCTTTTTCAAATATCCGAAGTAATGGAATCAGAGCGATTGTGTTACGTGAAGATGATGAGCTAATGAAAGTTTCTGTTACTGATGGAAAACAAAACATCATTATTGGAACTCATTTAGGTTATACAGTAAGTTTTAAAGAGACCGTTGTACGTAATATGGGAAGAAGTGCTAGCGGTGTTCGCGGTATTCGTTTACGTGAAGATGATTATGTTGTTGGTATGGATTTATTAACACCAGATTCTGAAGTGTTAATTATTACTGAAAAAGGTTATGGAAAACGAACAAGTGCAAGTGAGTATGCTATTAAAGGTCGCGGAGGTAAAGGCGTTAAAACTGCTAATATCACTGAAAAGAACGGAAACTTAGCTGGTTTAACAACTGTAAAAGGTGAAGAGGATATCATGTTAATCACTAACGCAGGTGTCATTATTCGTTTTAGTGCATCTAGTATCTCACAAACAGGTCGTGTAACTTTAGGCGTTCGCTTGATACGTGTAGGAGATAAAGGTACGGTCTCAACTATGGCAAAAGTAGAAGCAGAAGAAGTAGATGTTGAAGAGGAAACAACTGATTTAGAGAGTGCAAAAACTGATGTTGAGCAATCATCGAATACAGAATCAACTTCTATTGTAGAACAACCATTACTAGATAAAGACAATAACCGTGAAGACTAA
- the gyrB gene encoding DNA topoisomerase (ATP-hydrolyzing) subunit B, giving the protein MSLSEEIRSKNDLAQDYDASQIQVLEGLEAVRKRPGMYIGSTSGEGLHHLVWEIVDNSIDEALAGFADEINVVVEADNSISVIDNGRGIPVDIQKKTGRPALETVFTILHAGGKFGGGGYKVSGGLHGVGGSVVNALSSSLEVRVHKNGKIYFQGYSRGAVLNDVEIIGDTEHHGTTVHFLPDTEIFKETIVFDYERLSVRVRELAFLNRGLKITIEDKRAEKPQFQEYHYQGGIKSYVGFLNKNKNVLFEDPIFLEGEQQGISVEVAMQYTDGYHSNLLTFANNIHTYEGGTHESGFKTALTRVINDYAKRNKLIKENEDNLTGEDVREGLTAVVSIKHPDPQFEGQTKTKLGNSEARTITDRLFSAHFDKFLMENPQTARKIIEKGLLASRARLAAKRAREVTRKKSGLEISNLPGKLADCSSKNPEISEIFIVEGDSAGGSAKQGRSRLFQAILPIRGKILNVEKATLDRILGNEEIRALFTAMGTGFGGDFDLSKARYHKLVIMTDADVDGAHIRTLLLTLFYRYMRPVVEAGFVYIAQPPLYQVKQGKKMVYLDSEEELDDLLKEWPLAPKPIIQRYKGLGEMDAEQLWDTTMNPENRRLLQITVEDAIEADQVMDMLMGDRVEPRRKFIEDNARYVQNLDI; this is encoded by the coding sequence CTGAAGAAATTAGAAGTAAAAATGATCTTGCTCAAGATTATGATGCAAGTCAAATCCAAGTATTAGAAGGTTTAGAAGCAGTCCGTAAACGACCTGGTATGTATATCGGATCAACTAGTGGAGAAGGCCTACATCATTTGGTATGGGAAATTGTAGATAACTCAATTGATGAAGCTTTAGCTGGCTTTGCGGATGAAATTAATGTTGTTGTTGAAGCAGATAACAGTATCAGTGTAATCGATAACGGTCGTGGTATTCCAGTCGATATTCAGAAGAAAACCGGTCGTCCTGCTCTTGAAACAGTGTTTACCATCCTTCATGCTGGAGGAAAATTTGGTGGCGGAGGATATAAAGTTTCTGGTGGGTTACATGGTGTAGGTGGATCCGTTGTTAATGCGCTATCATCAAGTCTAGAAGTTCGGGTACACAAAAACGGGAAAATTTATTTCCAAGGTTACTCTAGAGGAGCCGTTTTAAACGATGTTGAAATTATTGGTGATACAGAACACCACGGTACAACAGTACATTTCTTACCCGACACTGAAATTTTTAAAGAAACAATTGTCTTTGATTACGAAAGATTATCCGTTCGTGTTCGTGAATTAGCGTTCTTAAATCGTGGTTTAAAAATAACGATTGAGGATAAAAGAGCAGAAAAACCTCAATTTCAAGAGTATCACTACCAAGGTGGAATTAAGAGTTACGTTGGGTTTTTAAATAAAAATAAAAATGTTTTATTTGAAGATCCAATATTTTTAGAAGGCGAACAACAGGGTATTTCAGTTGAAGTAGCGATGCAGTATACAGATGGATACCACTCTAATTTATTAACTTTTGCTAATAACATTCACACTTATGAAGGTGGAACACATGAGTCAGGTTTTAAGACAGCTTTGACACGTGTCATCAATGACTATGCAAAACGCAATAAATTAATAAAAGAAAACGAAGATAATTTAACCGGTGAAGATGTTCGTGAGGGATTAACGGCTGTAGTTTCTATTAAGCATCCAGATCCACAATTTGAAGGACAAACAAAAACAAAACTAGGTAATTCTGAAGCAAGAACGATTACCGATCGTCTTTTTTCTGCGCATTTCGATAAATTTTTGATGGAAAATCCTCAAACAGCACGAAAAATTATTGAAAAAGGTCTATTAGCATCTAGAGCTCGTCTAGCAGCAAAACGTGCTCGTGAAGTTACTCGTAAAAAAAGCGGTCTAGAAATTAGTAATTTACCAGGTAAATTAGCAGACTGCTCTAGTAAAAACCCAGAAATTAGTGAAATATTTATTGTTGAGGGAGATTCTGCTGGAGGTTCAGCCAAACAAGGACGGTCGCGTTTATTTCAAGCGATTCTACCTATCCGTGGTAAAATTCTAAACGTTGAGAAAGCTACGTTGGATCGAATTTTAGGAAACGAGGAAATACGAGCACTCTTTACAGCTATGGGAACAGGATTTGGTGGAGATTTTGATCTATCCAAAGCTCGATACCATAAATTGGTTATTATGACAGATGCTGATGTCGATGGTGCACATATTCGGACACTATTATTAACGCTCTTTTACCGATACATGCGTCCAGTTGTTGAGGCAGGATTTGTTTATATTGCGCAGCCTCCTTTGTACCAAGTAAAACAAGGTAAGAAAATGGTTTACCTTGATTCTGAAGAAGAATTGGATGACTTATTAAAAGAATGGCCTCTTGCTCCAAAACCTATCATTCAACGTTATAAAGGACTGGGAGAAATGGATGCTGAACAATTATGGGATACAACAATGAACCCAGAAAATAGACGTCTACTCCAAATAACGGTCGAAGATGCAATCGAAGCTGATCAGGTAATGGATATGCTTATGGGTGACCGAGTAGAACCGCGTCGTAAATTTATTGAAGACAATGCTCGCTATGTTCAAAACTTAGATATTTAA